The Mesoterricola silvestris sequence TCATCCCGTTCTTAACCTGGATAACAAGCAGGTGGACACCGTCGAGCTCATGGCCGAGGTGTTCAAGCTTGAAGAGATCAACAATCACCTGATCTGGGAATCCGTGCGGCACCACCTGGCCAGGCGCCGGGCCGGCACCGCCAAGACCAAGGACAAGTCCGAGGTCTCCGGTTCGGGTCGCAAGCTGTGGAAGCAGAAGGGCACCGGCCGCGCGCGCGTCGGTTCCATCCGCTCCATCATCTGGAAGGGCGGCGGCACGGCCCACGGCCCCAACCCCCGCAGCTTCGATTACGCGTTCCCCAAGCGGGCCCGCCGTTCCGCCCTGCGCAACGCCCTCTCCGCGAAGTTCGCTTCCGGCCAGGTCGTGGTCGTGGAGAACTGGACCGTGGATTCCCACAAGACCAAGGCCCTCATCGCGACCCTCGCCAAGCTGGGCGTCGCGGGTTCGGCCCTCCTGGTGGGCACCTCCGACAAGGCGACCCTTGCCGCGGGCAACAACCCCAAGCTCCACACCATCGAGAGCCTGGGCGTCAACGTCTATGACCTTCTGAAGTTCGACCAGGTTGTCTTCTCCAAGGAAGCCATCCTGGCCCTCCAGGAAGTGGTGAAGCCATGACCAAGATTTTCGAAGTGATCCGCAAGCCCCTTCTCACCGAGAAGGGCCAGCTCCTGCGCGAGGCCAACATCCAGGTCTTCGAGGTCGCCGTCTGGGCCTCCAAGCACCAGATCAAGGAAGCCGCCGAACTCCTTCTCCAGGCCAAGGTCAAGTCCATCCGCACCGTCAAGATGCCCAGCAAGAGCAAGCGCCTGGGCCGCTGGATGGGCACGACCGGCAGCAAGAAGAAGGCCTACATTGAACTGGTCGAGGCCACCGAGGCCGCGCAGTAACGACCGTTCTTCCATTCGCCGGGCGGACAAGAAATGCCACTATCGCCCGGCCCTTTTGAGGCATGAGGATAACCATGAGCATCAAGCTGCTCAAGCCCACGACCCCCGGTCAGCGGGGCATGTCCAAGCAGGGATTCGAGGAGATCACCACCGATCGCCCCGAGCGCACCCTCCTGGGCACCCGCAAGCGTTCCGGCGGCCGTTCCAACACCGGCCGCGTCACCACGCGCCACATCGGCGGCGGCCACAAGCGCCGCTACCGCGTCATCGACTTCAAGCGCAACAAGGCTGACGTTCCGGCCCGGGTCGCCACCATCGAGTACGACCCCAACCGCTCCGCCCGCATCGCGCTGCTGATCTACGCCGACGGCGAGAAGCGCTACATCCTGGCCCCCGACGGCCTGGAAGTGGGGCGCACCGTCCTCTCCGGCAAGAACGCGGACATCCTGGTGGGCAACTCCCTGCCCATCAAGAACATCCCCCTCGGCACCGAAGTCCACAACATCGAGCTGAAGCCCGGCAAGGGCGGGCAGATCGCCCGCGCCGCCGGCACCTTCGCCCAGGTGGTGGCCAAGGACGTCGACTACGCCCAGCTGCGCATGCCCTCCGGCGAGATCCGCAAGATCCACGTGGAGTGCTTCGCCACCATCGGCAAGGTCGGCAACCTGCAGCATGAGAATGTCGCCCTGGGCAAGGCCGGCCGCAGGATCTGGCTGGGCGTTCGCCCCACGGTCCGCGGCGTGGTCATGAACCCGGTGGATCACCCCCACGGCGGCGGCGAAGGCCGCACCTCCGGCGGCCGTCACCCCGTGACGCCCTGGGGTCAGCCGACTCGCGGCTTCAAGACGCGCTCCAACAAGCGCACCACCAAATTCATCATCAAGCGGATCAACTAGGAGGGGTATTCATGGCTCGTTCGCTTAAAAAAGGTCCGTTCATCGATGCCCACCTCCAGAAGAAGGTGGACACCGCCCAGCAGCAGGGCGACAAGCGGGTCATCAAGACCTGGTCGCGCCGCTCCACCGTGGTCCCCACGATGATCGGCCTCACCATCGCCGTGCACAACGGCAACAAGTTCATCCCTGTCTACGTCACTGACAACATGGTGGGCCACAAGCTGGGGGAGTTCTCCCTGACCCGCACCTTCAGGGGCCACGCCGGCAAGTCCGACGCCAAGGCCAAGGGGAAGTAAGATGACGACCATCGTTAGCAGCGCCACGCTCCGGCACCTGCGGGGATCGGCCCAGAAGGCCCGGCTCGTGATCGATCTGATCCGGGGCAAGAAGGTGGGCGAGGCCCAGTGGATCCTGGCCTCCACCAAGAAGTACGCCGCCGACCACATCAAGAAGATCCTGGACTCCGCGGTGGCCAACGCCATCGACAAGGATGCCGCCGTCAATCCCGACGAACTCTTCGTCAAGAGCGCGTTCGTGGACGAGGGCTTCCGCATGAAGCGCGTCCGCCCCGCCCCCATGGGCCGGGCCTACCGCGTGCAGAAGCGCACCTGCCACATCACGCTCCAACTCGGTCGGGAGGAATAGACCATGGGTCAGAAAGTTCATCCGTACGGCTTCCGTATCGTCCACAACAAGAACTGGCACTCCAAGTGGTTCTCCAAGCGTGAGTACGCGACCCTCCTCCACGAGGACCTCAAGCTCCGCCGCGAACTGAAGAAGCAGCTCCACGGCCTGAACGCCATGGTGTCCAAGATCGACATCGAGCGCGCCGCCGACAAGGTGACCGTCCGCATCTTCACCGCCCGCCCCGGCATCGTCATCGGCCGCAAGGGCGCCGAGATCGACAAGCTCCGCGAGGAGCTCCAGGCCAAGCTCAAGCGTCCCGTGAGCGTCGACATCCAGGAGATCAAGAAGCCCGAGATCGACGCCCAGCTGGTGGCCGAGGGCGTCGCCCAGCAGCTCGAGCGCCGCATCGCCTTCCGCCGCGCCATGCGCAAGGCGGAGGAAGCCGCCATCCGTTTCGGTGCCAAGGGTTTCAAGATCAAGGTTTCCGGTCGACTGAACGGCGCCGAGATCGCCCGCACCGAGGACTATCTCTCCGGCCAGATGCCCCTCCAGACGATCCGGGCCAACGTTGACTACGGCTTTGCCGAGGCCAACACCACCTACGGCATCATCGGCGTCAAGGTGTGGGTGAACCTCGCCGAAGCCGCCGTCGAAACCGTGAAGCGCTGAGGTAACAGCCATGTTGATGCCCAATAAGGTAAAGCACCGCAAAGTCCAGAAGGGCCGCACCTGCGGCGTTTCGACCCGCGGCAACGAGATTTCCTTCGGCGATTACGGGCTCAAGGCCCTGGAGCACTGCTGGCTCACCAACCGGCAGATCGAGGCCGCCCGTATCGCCATGACCCGCCACATCAAGCGCGGCGGGCGCATCTGGATCCGGATCTTCCCCGACCGGCCCACCACCAGCAAGCCGGCCGAGACCCGCATGGGTTCCGGCAAGGGCGCGCCCGATGGCTGGGTGGCCGTGATCCGTCCCGGCCGCATCCTGTTCGAGATGGAAGGTGTGGACGAAGCCACTGCGAAGGAGGCCCTGCGCCTCGCGCAGATGAAGCTCTCCGTGGCCACCGAGTTCATCTCCCGAACCCCCCCGGAAGAGTGAGAGGCACGAGATGAACAAGAAGAATCCATTCAGCGAACTGGCCGGCAAGAGCATCGAGGAGCTGGCGCAGCTGGAGGCCGATCTGGCCGCCAAGCGCTTCACCCTGCGCTTCCAGCATGCCGTGGGACAGGTGGAGAACACCGCCGAGATCCGCAAGACGCGCCGCGAACTGGCCCGCGTCAAGACCGCCCTCAAGTCCAAACTGGCTGTGTGAGGAAACCATGAGCCTAGAACATAAGATGATTCGCAGTGGCGTGGTGGTCTCCAACAAGGCCGACAAGACGGTGGTGGTGAAGGTGGAGCGCAAGTTCCAGCACCCCCTGTACTCCCGGACCGTGAAGCAGACCGCGAAATTCATGGCCCATGACGAGACCAACGCCTGCCAGATCGGCGACGTGGTCAAGATCGTGGAGTCCCGTCCCCTTTCCAAGCGCAAGCGCTGGATGGTCCTGGAGATCACCCAGAAAGCTGGCGAGTAAGGAGCCGATATGATTCAGATGGGATCCATGCTAACCGTCGCCGACAATTCCGGCGCCAAGAAGATCTGCTGCATCCTGCCCCTGGGCGGCGGTGTGGGCAGGATCGCCCAGCTGGGCGATGTGATCACCGCTTCCGTCAAGGAAGCCATCCCGGGCGGCACGGTCAAGAAGAAGGCCGTCGTCCAGGCCGTCATCGTCCGCCAGCGGAAGGCCTTCCGCCGCAAGGACGGCTCCTACATCCGCTTCGACGAGAACGCCGCCGTCATCATCAAGAAGGATGGCGAGCCGGTGGGCACCCGCGTCTTCGGACCCGTGGCCCGCGAACTGCGCGAGCGGAAGTACATGAAGATCGTTTCCCTCGCCCCTGAGGTGCTCTAATGGATAAGCCGACCAAGATGAAGCTCAAGAAGGGCGACGAAGTGGTCGTCATCGCGGGCAAGGAAAAGGGCAAGCGCGGCCAGATCGCCAAGGTCCAGCCCGCCACCAACAAGGTGGTGGTGTCCGGCCTGAACATGATCAAGAAGGCCACCAAGCCCAACCAGCAGACCGGTGAAGGCGGCGGCATCATCTCCAAGGAGGCCCCCATCCACGCCTCCAACGTGATGCTCATCGACCCCACCACCCAGAAGCCCACCCGCAAGCGGGCCCAGTAAGAATTTTCCATTCCATTCCTTCACATCCGTGAGAGAATGGCCCTTCCGCCGATGGATCTCCGTCGGCGGAAACAATTGACAACCGAGGTTGGAAGGAAACGGGCCGGACCGCCGGTGCCAAGCCCTTCCGCCCTCCCGAACCCTGGGGATGTAGTCGTCCCCCGGAAATGGAGGAACGAATGCCCAACAATGCGGAACCCCGCATCAAGTCCCGCTACCACGCCGAAGTGGCCGGGAAGCTCCGAACGGAATTCGGGTACACCTCTGCCATGCAGGTGCCCCGTCTCAACAAGATCGTCATCAACATGGGCGTCGGCGACGCCATCCAGAACATCAAGGTCCTGGACGTCGCCGTGGAGGAGCTCACCGCCATCGCCGGCCAGAAGGCCGTCGTGCGCAAGGCCAAGAAGAGCGTCGCCCAGTTCAAGCTGCGCGAGGGCATGCCCATCGCCTGCATGGTGACCCTCCGTGGCAACCGCATGTGGGAATTCCTGGACCGCCTGGTGAGCCTGTCGCTCCCCCGCGTCCGCGACTTCCGCGGCGTGCCCACCAAGTCCTTCGACGGCCGCGGCAACTACACGCTGGGCCTCAAGGACCAGCTGATCTTCCAGGAGATCGACTACTCCAAGGTTGAAAAGATGAAGGGGATGAACATCACCTTCGTGACTTCAGCGCCCACGGACCCCGAGGCCCGTGCCCTGCTTGCCCACCTGGGCATGCCTTTCCGGAAATAGGGAGCCCCCATGGCAAGCACCAACAAGATCTTCAAGGATAGCGTCAAGCCCAAGTTTTCCACTCAGCACCGGAACCGCTGCAAGGTGTGCGGCCGTCCCCGGGGCTACATGCGCAAGTTCGAACTCTGCCGCCTTTGCTTCCGCAAGCACGCCCTCGCCGGCGAGCTCCCGGGCGTCCAGAAGTCCAGCTGGTAAGGAGAGGCATCCATGAACACTGATCCGATCGCCGATTACCTCACCCGCCTCCGCAATGGCATCATGGCCGGCCACGACGCCGTGGTCGTGCCCGCCAGCAAGATGAAGGAGCGCCTCTCCGCCATCCTGAAGCAGGAAGGCTACATCCACGGCTACAAGGCCGTCGAGCACGAGGGCCGCGACTACCTCATCATCCAGGTCAAGTACGTGAAGAACGGGGAATCCGTCATCCACGGCCTCAAGCGCATCTCCAGCCCCGGCCTCCGCGTCTACGCGGGCGTCAAGGAGATCACCGAGGTCCAGGGCGGCCTGGGCATCTCCATCCTCACGACCCCCAAGGGCCTGCTCACGGGCAAGGACGCCCGCAAGCAGAACCTGGGCGGTGAAGTCCTGGCCCACGTCTGGTAGAAACCGCTCTCCAACCTTTTCCAAGGAAACCATCATGTCTCGCATCGGAAAAAAGCCAGTGGCACTGCCGTCAGGCGTCAAAGTGACCATCCACGGGGCTGAGGCCGTCGTCGAAGGCGCCAAGGGCAAGCTCTCCTGCCCGATCCCCCAGGGGATCAGCCTCGAAGTCGCGGCCGATTCCATCAACCTTACCCGTGTCAACGACGAGGCCCAGAACCGGGCCTTCCACGGCCTCACCCGCGCCCTGATCAACAACGCCGTCGTCGGCGTGACCACGGGCTGGAAGAAGGAACTGGACATCGTCGGCGTCGGCTACAAGGCTGCCATGGAAGGTGAAACCCTCCGCCTCGACCTGGGCTACAGCCACCCGATCAACTATGTCGCTCCCCAGGGCATCGCGATCGCCGTGGAGAAGAACACTCACCTCGTCGTGACCGGGATCGACCGCCAGCTGGTCGGCCAGGTCGCCGCGGACATCCGCAAGTACCGGAAGCCGGAACCCTACAAGGGCAAGGGCGTCCAGTACACGGGTGAAGTCATCCGCCGCAAGGCCGGCAAGACCGGGAAGTAGGGAGCAACCATGGCTAACGACATCTCGATCCGCCGTCAGAAGACCAAGACCCGCATCCGGGGCCGCATTTCCGGCACCCCCGAGCGTCCGCGTCTCACCATCTACAAGAGCCTCAAGAGGATCTACGTGCAGGCCGTGGACGACACCCAGGGTGTCACCATCGCCGCCAGCAGCTCCCTCGAGAAGGGCCTGCGGGAAACCCTGGCCTCCGGCTCCAACATCGCAGCCGCCAAGGCCGTCGGGGAGAGCATCGCTGCTCGCCTGAAGGAAAAGGGCATCACGTCCGTGGTGTTCGACCGAAACGGTTATGTCTATCACGGCCGCGTCAAGGCGCTGGCCGATAGCGCCCGGGCTGCCGGGCTCCAGTTCTAGGAGGGTGAGGAACATGGCATACAATGCACCAGACACCAAGCCCCAGTCCCAGAGCGGCGACCAGCAAGGCGAAATGAAGGACCAGGTCATCTACGTGGGCCGCGTCACCAAGGTCGTGAAGGGGGGCAAGAACTTCTCCTTCAGCGCGCTGGTGGTCGTGGGCGACGGCAATGGCAAGGTGGGCTACGGCCTCGGCAAGGCGCTGGAAGTGCCTTCCGCCATCAAGAAGGGCATCGAGAGCGCCAAGCGGAACATGATCACCGTTCCCGTGTCGCCCAACCGGAGCCTGCCCCATCCCATCACCGGCCGCTTCGGCTCCGGTTCGGTTCTCATGAAGCCCGCCCCCGAGGGCACCGGCGTCATCGCCGGCGCCGCGGTGCGCGCCATCATGGAAGCCGCCGGCATCAACAACGTGCTCACCAAGAGCCTCGGTTCCTCCAACCCCCACAACGTGGTCCGCGCCACGTTCGAGGGCTTCAAGAACCTCATGGATCCCTACACGGTCATGACCAACCGTGGCCTGGATCAGGCGGAGGCCTAAATGTCCCAGCTCCTCGGCAAGCAGGTCGTCCTGACCCTGAAGCGTTCCACCATCTGCACCGTGCCCAAGCACCGCGCCTTCATCCAGACCCTCGGTCTCAAGACGATCGGTGATACGCGCGAGTGCGAATACACGCCGAATGTGCATGGCATGGTCAAGCTCATTCCGTACCTCATCGACGTCACGGTGAAGGGGTAAGTCATGAAGCTCAATGAACTGAGGCCCGCAGAGGGCGCCACGAAGAACCGCAAGCGCATCGGCCGGGGCAAGGGCTCCGGCAACGGCAAGACCGCCGGAGCCGGCGAAAAGGGCCAGAAGTCCCGCCGGGGCTACAGCTCCCAGCGCGGCTTCGAGGGCGGCCAGATGCCCCTGCACCGCCGCCTTCCCAAGCGCGGTTTCACCAATATCCATGCCATCCAGCTCCAGGAGCTGGGCCTGGACTTCATCAGCGCCCACTTCGCCGAGGGCGAGACGGTGTGCCTGGAAGCCATGAAGGACAAGAACCTGCTCGCCCCCAAGATGGGCGGGATCGTCGTCCTCAAGCGCGGCGAGCTCACCCACAAGATCACCGTGGTGGCCGACCGGGTCACCAAGGGCGCGCGGGAGGCCATTCTGGCCGTGGGCGGCACCATCCAGGAGCCCCCCTGCTCCAAGCAGGCGGCCAAGTAATCCTCTCCGTTAGGATCTGAATCGCATGGAAAAGCTCCGGCAGTTGTTCTCCAACCCCGAACTTCGCAAGCGCCTCCTGTTCACGCTCATGATGCTGGTGATCTACCGGCTGGGCGTGCACGTGTCGGTGCCCGGCGTCAACGCCGAAGCCCTGGCCAAGAACCTGGGCAAGGCCGGGGATCTGTTGAACGTGGTCGATCTGTTCTCGGGCGGCGCCTTCAAGAAGTTCTCGGTGTTCGCCCTGGGCATCACCCCGTACATCACGGCCAGCATCGTCCTCCAGCTCATGGGCGCGGTGGTGCCGACCCTTGAAAACCTCCAGAAGAAGGAAGGGGAGGCCGGCCGCCAGAAGATCAACCAGTGGACCCGGTACCTCACCGTGGGCCTGGCCTTCATCCAGGGCTTCGGCATCGCCTCCCTGGCCCAGAGCCTCGGCCCCGACGTGGTCATCAACCCCGGCCTCGGGTTCAAGTTCCTGTGCGCGTTCACGTTGTCCACCGGAACCCTCTTCGTCATGTGGATCGGCGAGCAGATCACGGACCGGGGCGTCGGCAACGGCATCTCCCTCCTGATCTTCGCCGGCATCGTGGCCGGGCTGCCCAAGGCCCTGGAAACCATCGGCACCATGTTCCTGGCGTCCCTCAAGGGCGCCGGCAACGTGGCCCCGCCGGGCGTCTTCCTGCTCCTGCTGGCCTCCATGTCCGTGGTGCTCCTGGCCGTGGTCCTGGTGGAGAACGCCTACCGGAACATCCCCATCCACTACGCCCGGCGCGTGGATTCCTCCCGCATGGCCAGCCAGCGGAGCTCGTACCTGCCCCTCAAGGTGAACACCGCGGGCGTCATGCCGGTGATCTTCGCCAGCTCGGTGATCTTCTTCCCCGCGACCATCGCGCAGTTCACCCGGTGGGAGTGGCTGAGCAAGGCCTCCAGCTACATCAGCCCGCAGTCCCACTTCTGGACCTACACCCCCATCTTCGTGGGCGTGGTCATCTTCTTCGCCTTCTTCTACACCAGCATCGTCTTCAATCCGGATGAGACCGCCGACAACATGAAGCGGTCCGGGGGCTACATCCCCGGCATCCGGCCCGGAAAGGAGACCTCGGTCTACATGGACAGCATCCTGTCGAAGCTCACCTTCGCGGGCGCCGTGTACCTGGCCCTGGTTTCCATCGTTCCCCTCGTGATCACCAATTCCATGCCGGGTCTGAACTTCTACTTCGGCGGCACCTCCCTTCTCATCGTCGTCGGCGTGGCCATGGACACCGTGGCCCAGTTCGAAAGCTACCAGGTCATGCGCCGCTACGACGGCTTCCTGGAGAAGGGCCGCATCCGGGGTGGCCGGCTGGCACGCTCGGGAGCGAAGACGTCATGAAAATCCATATCCTTCTCGGGGCCCCTGGCAGCGGAAAGGGAACCCAGGCCAAGCGCCTGGTTCAAAAAAGGTCTTTGATACACCTGAGCACAGGTGATATTCTGAGAGATGCCGTCTCGAAAGGGACGGAGATTGGCCTTCGGGCCAAGGCCCTCATGGCCAGTGGCAAGCTTGTGGATGACGACACGGTTAACGGTCTTGTTTTCGCGCGGCTGCAGAACGAGAGCGGAGATGTGTTGTTTGATGGATATCCCCGGACCCTTCAACAGGCTGAATCCTTGGAGACTTTCCTCTCCTCCCAGGGAATCAGCCTCGGATTCGTGATCGACATCTTCGTCCCCGAGTCTGTCTTGGAAGCCCGCGTGGTGGATCGTATGGTGTGCAGCAACAACGATTGCGGCGCCATCTACCACCTCGTCACAAAGCGGCCCCACCAGGAAGGCGTCTGCGATGTGTGCCACAGTCCGCTGAAGCACCGCGCCGACGACTGTTCCGAAGCCTTCAGGAGCCGGATGGTCGAGTTCAACAAGACCTTCCAGCCTCTCCAGGCCCACTACAAGGGAAGGCCGAACTATCGCTCCGTCGACGGCAACCTCGCGCCGGACGCGATCCACGCCACCATCCTTGACCTTTTCCAGGAGCAAGCTTGAGCAAAGAAGAAGCCATTGAGCTCGAAGCCACAGTGGTGGAGTCCTTGCCCAATGCCGTGTTCCGGGTCGAGTTGGAAAACAAGCACCAGGTACTGGCCCACATCAGCGGCAAAATGCGGAAGAACTTCATCCGCATCCTCCCGGGCGACCGGGTCCTGGTGGAAGTCACGCCCTACGATCTCAGCCGTGGCCGGATCATCTACCGATTCAAGTAACCTCACACATTAATCCCTGGGGGAAACCCATGAAAGTCAGGCCCTCTATCAAGAAGCTGTGCGAGCACTGCAAGGTGGTCCGCCGCGAAGGCATCAACCGGATCATCTGCAAGAAGAATCCCAAGCACAAGCAGCGCCAAGGCTAAGGAGTCAACATGGCACGCATCGCAGGCATCGATCTGCCAATTGCCAAGCGCATCGAGATCGCGCTCACGTACATCTATGGCATCGGTCGCCCCAAGGCTCAGAGCATTCTGACCCGGGCCAAGGTGGACTTCAGCACCAAGGTGCGGGATCTCACCGAGGACGAGGTCGGGCGCATCCGTCGCGTCATCACGGCCGAAGAGACCGTGGAAGGCGATCTGCGCAAGAACATCGGACTGGACATCAAGCGCCTCATGGACATCGGTTGCTACCGGGGGCTCCGCCACCGGAAGGGGCTCCCCGTCCGTGGACAGCGCACTCACACCAACGCGCGCACCCGCAAGGGCAAGCGCAAGACCGTGGCCGGCAAGAAGAAGTAAAGGTTGAGGAACTGATATGGCAAAGACTCAGTCAAAGACCGCCGGCAAGAAGGTGGTCAAGAAAAAAGAAAAGAAGAACGTCCCCCACGGCGTGGCGCACATCCAGGCCTCGTTCAACAACACCATCATTTCCATCTCTGACCCCATGGGGAACATGCTCAGCTGGGCGTCCTCCGGCAACCAGAACTTCCGGGGCACCCGGAAGGGAACGCCCTTCGCCGCGCAGATCGCGGCGGGCGTCGCCGCCGAAGCCGCCAAGGAACAGGGCATCCGCAGTGTGGATGTCCGCGTGAAGGGACCCGGGGCTGGCCGCGAAAGCGCCATCCGCGCCCTGAACGCCGCCGGCATTTCCGTGACCAGCATCCGCGACGTCACCCCCATTCCCCACAATGGCTGCCGCCCCCCCAAGCGGCGCCGGGTTTAAGAGAGGAGGAGAACCATGGCTCGATATCAAGACGCCGTCTGCCGCCTCTGCCGTCGCGAGGGCATGAAGCTCTATCTCAAGGGTGAGCGCTGCTTCAAGGAGAAGTGCTCCTTCGAGACCCGCAAGGGCAAGATTCCCGGCCAGCACGGGGCCGCCAAGGCCAAGAAGCCCACCGGCTACGCCCTCCAGCTTCGCGAGAAGCAGAAGGTCAAGCGCATCTACGGCGTGCTGGAAAAGCAGTTCCGCCTCTATTTCGAACGTGCCGAATCCAAGAAGGGCGTGACGGGCCACAACCTGCTCTCCTTCCTGGAAAGCCGTCTCGACAACGTTGTCTTCCGGCTCGGGTTCGCCCCCAGCCGCGCCGCCGCTCGCCAGATGGTGATGCACGGCCACATCCTGGTCAATGGCAAGCGCTGCGATATTCCCAGCTACCAGACCAAGAGCGGCCAGAGCATCGAGATCTCGGTCAAGGCCCAGGCCAACGATTTCGTGAAGTCCTCCCTGGAAACCGCGGCTGGCCGCGGAATTCCCCAGTGGCTCACCCTCGACGCCGGCGCCTTCAAGGGCTCCGTCATCGCGGTTCCCAAGCGGGAAGATGTTCCTCTTGACATCAACGAGCAGCTGATCGTCGAACTCTACAGCAAGTAAGGGGACAGGAATGCTGAACATCAGCGATTTCCAGAGGCCGCGTTTCGCGGAGGTCAGTGCGAGCTCCAAGACGGGTTCGTACGGCGAGTTTGTCGCCTATCCCTTCGAACGCGGTTTCGCCACCACCTGCGGCCATTCCCTTCGCCGGGTGCTGCTCAGCAGCATCCAGGGCGCGGCCGTCACCAACGTACGGATCAAGGGCGTGCAGCACGAGTTCACGGCCATGCCCGGCGTGTGGGAGGACATCACCCACATCCTCCTGAACCTCAAGGAAATCCCTTTCAAGCTTCATTCCTCCCAGCCCCAGATCGTGACCATCAGCCACAAGGGCGAAGGCGTGGTGACCTCCGGGTCCATCCGCTGCAACCAGAACGTGGAAGTGATGAATCCCGACGTGCACATCGCCACCCTGGGCGAGGACGGGGAACTTGAGATGGAAATCCAGGTCTCCATGGGCCGGGGTTTCGTCACCGCCGACCGCAACCTGGACGAGAAGCTGGGCCTGGGGTTCATCCCCCTGGATTCCAACCACAGCCCCATCACCCGCGTGAACTACATCGTCGAGCCCGCCCGCGTGGGCCACAGCACGGACTACGAGAAGCTGACCCTCCAGGTGTGGACGAACGGCACGGTCGATCCCAAGGACGCCGTGAGCGATTCCGCCCTGATCCTCCGGGAGCACTTCCTCATCTTCGCCCGCCAGGACGAGGATGCCGTGGAAACCGAGCAGGGCGCCACGATCCTCACCACCGAGGGCGTGAACGGCATGCTGGGCAAGTCGGTCGAGGAACTGGAACTGTCCGTCAGGGCCAACAACTGCCTGCGCAACGCCAATATCACCACCATCGGTGAGCTGGTGCAGCGCACGGAAGCGGAACTGATGAAGACGAAGAACTTCGGCAAGAAGTCGCTCCAGGAGATCAAGGACGAGCTCGCTCGCATCGGCCTCTCCCTCGGCATGCGCATCGAACAAGAAGTCTAAGGAGCTTACCCATGCGTCACAATGTCACCGGCAAGCGCCTTGGCCGTACCACCAACCAGCGCAAAGCCCTCATGAAGGGTCTCGCCATCTCGATCATCGAGCATGAGCGCCTCCAGACCACCCTCGTGAAGGCCAAGGAACTCCGCAAGTTCGTGGAGCCCTTCATCACCCTGGGCCGCAAGGACACCGTCGCCAACCGTCGCCTCGCGATGGCCCGCCTGGGCAGCAAGAAGGCCGTGGAGAAGCTCTTCTCCGAGGAATTCTCCGCTCGCTTCGTCGGCCGTCCCGGCGGCTTCACCCGCATCCTCAAGACGGACCACCGCCTGGGCGATGCCGCGGACATGGCGATCATCGAGCTCGTGGATTACGTCCTGCCCGAGCCCAAGGAAGCCGAAGCCACCGCGGAATAAGCGAACGGCTGAAACGTCGAGAGCGCCCTTTCCGGGGCGCTCTTTGCGTTTTGGGGTCCGGACGGTTGGGCCCGTTCCGGCTGTCCCTGCCGGTGGCTGCTCGGTTGGTGGTGGCGGTCCCTGGGCATGGGGACGACCCACCGGGGTTCCGTCCGGAAGCGCCGACCCACCGGGAGCGCTCGCAGCAAGCATGCTGCGAGCGCTTTGCCGTATCCGGGCCAGGAATTGGGAAGGGGCTGGGTCCTG is a genomic window containing:
- the rplD gene encoding 50S ribosomal protein L4 translates to MAVFSHPVLNLDNKQVDTVELMAEVFKLEEINNHLIWESVRHHLARRRAGTAKTKDKSEVSGSGRKLWKQKGTGRARVGSIRSIIWKGGGTAHGPNPRSFDYAFPKRARRSALRNALSAKFASGQVVVVENWTVDSHKTKALIATLAKLGVAGSALLVGTSDKATLAAGNNPKLHTIESLGVNVYDLLKFDQVVFSKEAILALQEVVKP
- a CDS encoding 50S ribosomal protein L23, with the translated sequence MTKIFEVIRKPLLTEKGQLLREANIQVFEVAVWASKHQIKEAAELLLQAKVKSIRTVKMPSKSKRLGRWMGTTGSKKKAYIELVEATEAAQ
- the rplB gene encoding 50S ribosomal protein L2, encoding MSIKLLKPTTPGQRGMSKQGFEEITTDRPERTLLGTRKRSGGRSNTGRVTTRHIGGGHKRRYRVIDFKRNKADVPARVATIEYDPNRSARIALLIYADGEKRYILAPDGLEVGRTVLSGKNADILVGNSLPIKNIPLGTEVHNIELKPGKGGQIARAAGTFAQVVAKDVDYAQLRMPSGEIRKIHVECFATIGKVGNLQHENVALGKAGRRIWLGVRPTVRGVVMNPVDHPHGGGEGRTSGGRHPVTPWGQPTRGFKTRSNKRTTKFIIKRIN
- the rpsS gene encoding 30S ribosomal protein S19 gives rise to the protein MARSLKKGPFIDAHLQKKVDTAQQQGDKRVIKTWSRRSTVVPTMIGLTIAVHNGNKFIPVYVTDNMVGHKLGEFSLTRTFRGHAGKSDAKAKGK
- the rplV gene encoding 50S ribosomal protein L22, yielding MTTIVSSATLRHLRGSAQKARLVIDLIRGKKVGEAQWILASTKKYAADHIKKILDSAVANAIDKDAAVNPDELFVKSAFVDEGFRMKRVRPAPMGRAYRVQKRTCHITLQLGREE
- the rpsC gene encoding 30S ribosomal protein S3 — its product is MGQKVHPYGFRIVHNKNWHSKWFSKREYATLLHEDLKLRRELKKQLHGLNAMVSKIDIERAADKVTVRIFTARPGIVIGRKGAEIDKLREELQAKLKRPVSVDIQEIKKPEIDAQLVAEGVAQQLERRIAFRRAMRKAEEAAIRFGAKGFKIKVSGRLNGAEIARTEDYLSGQMPLQTIRANVDYGFAEANTTYGIIGVKVWVNLAEAAVETVKR
- the rplP gene encoding 50S ribosomal protein L16, with protein sequence MLMPNKVKHRKVQKGRTCGVSTRGNEISFGDYGLKALEHCWLTNRQIEAARIAMTRHIKRGGRIWIRIFPDRPTTSKPAETRMGSGKGAPDGWVAVIRPGRILFEMEGVDEATAKEALRLAQMKLSVATEFISRTPPEE
- the rpmC gene encoding 50S ribosomal protein L29, whose translation is MNKKNPFSELAGKSIEELAQLEADLAAKRFTLRFQHAVGQVENTAEIRKTRRELARVKTALKSKLAV
- the rpsQ gene encoding 30S ribosomal protein S17 — encoded protein: MSLEHKMIRSGVVVSNKADKTVVVKVERKFQHPLYSRTVKQTAKFMAHDETNACQIGDVVKIVESRPLSKRKRWMVLEITQKAGE
- the rplN gene encoding 50S ribosomal protein L14, translated to MIQMGSMLTVADNSGAKKICCILPLGGGVGRIAQLGDVITASVKEAIPGGTVKKKAVVQAVIVRQRKAFRRKDGSYIRFDENAAVIIKKDGEPVGTRVFGPVARELRERKYMKIVSLAPEVL
- the rplX gene encoding 50S ribosomal protein L24, coding for MDKPTKMKLKKGDEVVVIAGKEKGKRGQIAKVQPATNKVVVSGLNMIKKATKPNQQTGEGGGIISKEAPIHASNVMLIDPTTQKPTRKRAQ
- the rplE gene encoding 50S ribosomal protein L5, with the protein product MPNNAEPRIKSRYHAEVAGKLRTEFGYTSAMQVPRLNKIVINMGVGDAIQNIKVLDVAVEELTAIAGQKAVVRKAKKSVAQFKLREGMPIACMVTLRGNRMWEFLDRLVSLSLPRVRDFRGVPTKSFDGRGNYTLGLKDQLIFQEIDYSKVEKMKGMNITFVTSAPTDPEARALLAHLGMPFRK